One genomic window of Carassius auratus strain Wakin chromosome 14, ASM336829v1, whole genome shotgun sequence includes the following:
- the rnf128b gene encoding RING finger protein 148 has product MKANLKLRTVHGHSCIWLSVFVFQCCFQLSASLLFWTAYVEVRYFDSVSNETVGSICECGVFGADSPIFSASGLLVLPNSDPLACSKNTTFNAKQQKWIALVKNGDCTYSQKIRAAWRNGASAVVIYNIDGTGNNTELMAHPDATNIVAIMVGNILGTEMAELVNKGSDVYVAIAVAKTYGWWYSGTWAYSLSFTFIGITAITLFYFAYLFIKRMYRNQQLKKQEMEMKRENEKAIAKLEVRTLRTGDPEVESEDVICVVCTESFRHNEKVTVLPCRHFYHKKCIEPWLLEHPTCPMCKFHILKYKIDEEIDEPPSSSSPSSDTFRLSVIRTEQLHTSDSRNTDPLGRPSGSGPEIQTQHIYENLAFEEEAERMEHQNINSQG; this is encoded by the exons ATGAAAGCCAACCTGAAGCTCAGAACAGTACATGGACATTCATGTATCTGGCTGTCGGTGTTTGTTTTCCAGTGCTGCTTCCAACTAAGTGCTTCCTTGCTTTTCTGGACTGCCTATGTGGAAGTCAGATACTTTGACAGTGTATCTAATGAAACTGTGGGCAGTATATGTGAGTGTGGCGTGTTTGGAGCTGACTCACCCATTTTTTCAGCTTCTGGGCTTCTTGTGCTTCCAAATTCAGATCCTCTAGCGTGCTCCAAGAACACTACTTTCAACGCGAAACAGCAGAAATGGATTGCCCTGGTAAAAAATGGAGACTGTACATATTCACAGAAGATACGAGCTGCCTGGCGAAATGGAGCCTCGGCGGTGGTTATTTACAACATAGATGGGACAGGCAATAACACTGAACTGATGGCCCATCCAG ATGCCACCAACATAGTTGCCATCATGGTTGGCAATATTCTAGGAACAGAGATGGCTGAGCTGGTGAATAAGGGCTCAGATGTGTATGTGGCGATTGCAGTGGCCAAAACTTACGGCTGGTGGTACAGTGGCACATGGGCATACTCTCTCTCCTTCACCTTCATCGGCATAACAGCCATCACCTTGTTCTACTTCGCTTATCTGTTCATCAAACGAATGTACAGAAACCAGCAGCTCAAGAAGCAAGAG ATGGAGAtgaagagagaaaatgaaaaggcCATAGCAAAGTTAGAAGTGCGGACTCTGCGGACGGGCGACCCG gaGGTGGAATCAGAGGACGTGATCTGTGTTGTGTGCACCGAGTCATTCAGACACAATGAAAAGGTCACCGTTTTACCCTGCAG ACATTTCTACCATAAGAAGTGCATTGAGCCATGGCTGCTGGAACACCCCACCTGCCCCATGTGTAAATTTCACATCCTCAAATACAAG ATCGATGAGGAGATTGATGAgccaccttcatcatcatcaccatcgaGTGACACGTTCCGTCTATCTGTGATCAGGACAGAGCAGCTCCACACATCAGACAGCCGAAACACAGACC CTCTTGGACGTCCATCAGGCAGTGGGCCGGAGATTCAGACACAGCACATTTATGAGAACCTTGCATTTGAAGAAGAAGCAGAGAGAATGGAGCATCAGAACATCAACAGCCAGGGTTAA